A genome region from Aphelocoma coerulescens isolate FSJ_1873_10779 chromosome Z unlocalized genomic scaffold, UR_Acoe_1.0 ChrZ, whole genome shotgun sequence includes the following:
- the LOC138103891 gene encoding uncharacterized protein yields KEKEKEKEKEKEKEKEKRKKERKKERKKERKKERKKERRKKERKKERKKERKKERKKERKKERKKEKEREKDKQKERKNKIDNERE; encoded by the exons aaagagaaagagaaagagaaagagaaagagaaagagaaagagaaagagaag agaaagaaagaaagaaagaaagaaagaaagaaagaaagaaagaaagaaagaaagaaagaaagaagaaagaaagaaagaaagaaagaaagaaagaaagaaagaaagaaagaaagaaagaaagaaagaaagaaagaaagaaagaaagaaaaagagagagaaaaggacaaacaaaaagagagaaagaacaaaatAGACAATGAAAGAGAATGA